The Pedobacter roseus genome contains a region encoding:
- a CDS encoding PKD domain-containing protein: MKSNIKRLLGICSLLLLIVVLTVKCKKSGNDEVVPEVEEPKPLVTFDYAIPNPAKYQEVQFTAVPKNYKSLLWQFGDDSTSVEVSPKHVYRFPGIYRVILTIRNGQGYSATKEINLKIVDPNFDPTKYGENYMVTVGGTFSVNLEAGAGADSPEGSKKLVDQDVKTKFLQAGFDGTQRCTFELKTPQVVGAYTLTSGNDAADRDPRYWILQGSLDGIQYIDLHTVTSCPWENTDTGASRNQTKLFHFDNYIAYKFYRLYIKSNRGSRVFQLSEWTINKKQP, from the coding sequence ATGAAAAGTAATATAAAAAGATTATTGGGCATCTGCTCCCTTTTACTACTTATCGTGGTGTTAACGGTAAAATGTAAAAAAAGCGGAAACGATGAGGTTGTTCCGGAAGTAGAAGAGCCAAAGCCATTGGTTACCTTTGATTATGCCATTCCAAACCCGGCAAAATACCAGGAGGTGCAGTTTACGGCCGTTCCAAAAAATTATAAATCACTACTGTGGCAGTTTGGAGATGATAGTACCTCTGTAGAAGTATCTCCAAAACACGTATACCGGTTCCCTGGAATCTACCGTGTAATTTTAACCATCAGAAACGGACAGGGTTATTCTGCAACCAAAGAGATCAATCTGAAAATTGTCGATCCTAATTTCGATCCAACCAAGTATGGAGAAAATTATATGGTTACTGTTGGTGGTACTTTCTCAGTTAACTTAGAAGCCGGAGCCGGAGCAGATTCTCCCGAAGGTTCTAAAAAACTGGTCGATCAGGATGTAAAAACTAAATTTTTACAAGCCGGTTTCGATGGCACCCAAAGGTGTACTTTCGAACTTAAAACACCACAGGTGGTGGGGGCATATACCCTTACATCGGGTAATGATGCTGCAGACCGTGATCCAAGATATTGGATTTTACAGGGCTCTTTAGATGGTATTCAATATATTGATCTGCATACCGTAACCAGTTGCCCATGGGAAAACACCGACACCGGAGCGAGCAGAAACCAAACGAAGCTTTTCCATTTCGACAATTATATTGCGTATAAATTTTATCGCCTATATATCAAATCGAACAGGGGAAGCAGGGTATTCCAATTAAGCGAGTGGACCATCAATAAAAAGCAACCTTAA
- the dinB gene encoding DNA polymerase IV yields the protein MSDETPIVLRKIIHIDMDAFYASVEQRDFPEYRGKPLVVGGKPDSRGVVSTASYEARQYGIRSAMPSSKAYQLCPSAIFVYPRFDAYTTASKAIREIFSRYTDLIEPLSLDEAFLDVTEDKLGIGSAIDIAQSIKDAIKNELNLTASAGISTNKFVAKVASDMNKPDGLTFIGPSKIEAFMEKLPVEKFFGVGKVTAAKMKAMQVNTGADLKKLTEEQLVAQFGKSGRFYYKIVRGIDDRPVRANREAKSVGAEDTFAEDTNEDSVMHDLLKQISEIVSKRLEKHQLSGKTVTLKIKFSDFKIITRSRSFAIPVNKAEVIYAEAIKLLKEADIGVSQIRLLGITLSRFYDDIEIDKTENNQLEFEF from the coding sequence ATGTCTGATGAAACACCAATAGTTTTAAGAAAGATTATCCACATTGATATGGATGCTTTTTATGCGTCGGTAGAACAACGCGATTTCCCTGAATACAGGGGAAAACCATTGGTGGTTGGAGGTAAACCTGATAGTCGTGGAGTGGTATCAACGGCAAGTTATGAAGCCAGACAATACGGAATCCGTTCGGCCATGCCCTCCAGCAAAGCCTATCAGCTCTGTCCATCTGCCATTTTTGTATATCCACGTTTTGATGCCTACACGACCGCTTCTAAAGCCATCAGGGAAATTTTTAGCCGTTATACCGACCTCATTGAGCCTTTATCGTTAGATGAGGCATTTCTTGATGTTACTGAAGATAAACTCGGTATCGGCTCGGCCATTGATATTGCGCAATCGATTAAAGATGCGATCAAAAACGAACTAAACTTAACGGCATCGGCGGGAATTTCAACCAATAAATTTGTGGCCAAGGTAGCTTCGGATATGAACAAACCTGATGGTTTAACGTTTATCGGCCCATCAAAGATCGAAGCCTTTATGGAAAAGCTCCCGGTTGAGAAGTTTTTTGGCGTGGGTAAGGTTACAGCGGCAAAAATGAAGGCCATGCAGGTGAATACGGGTGCTGACCTGAAAAAACTAACCGAGGAACAACTGGTTGCCCAGTTCGGTAAATCGGGCAGGTTTTATTATAAAATTGTTCGTGGGATAGACGACCGGCCTGTGAGGGCGAACCGTGAAGCGAAATCGGTGGGTGCAGAAGATACTTTTGCAGAGGATACGAATGAAGATTCGGTGATGCACGATCTGCTGAAACAAATCAGCGAGATTGTATCGAAACGATTGGAAAAACATCAGTTAAGCGGTAAAACGGTAACGTTAAAAATAAAATTTTCGGATTTTAAGATCATTACCCGCAGCAGGTCTTTTGCTATACCAGTTAATAAGGCGGAGGTGATTTACGCGGAAGCGATTAAACTTTTGAAGGAAGCGGATATAGGGGTAAGCCAGATTAGGCTTCTGGGGATTACGTTATCACGGTTTTATGATGATATTGAGATTGACAAAACGGAGAATAACCAGTTGGAATTTGAGTTTTAG
- a CDS encoding DUF5008 domain-containing protein: MKRIKYILGLFFLIAFTILGCKKQEDLGEDPYGAGKEQLGITISQTAPPTPAEGIVGTTVTIKATGLVPYKDQLTFMFNGEKAQVLSVTASEITVKVPDAGSTGITSIAIGDQLILGPAFTVTGLIKNDITWKATAGANGFVSQFYEMNDGRALVIGSFSNYDNKGLVTPINRIARTSLDGDYDRTFRTGRGANGSLSRVIEVGGRFVIAGGFSGYNQRTENISNITTLFNNGAIDTVKIQTARKPTITDTVTQKWFPKFNGGTNGFIDKIYPHQGKILATGDFRYYVKRTYTKANYDFTRDTVILDSTEIRQILRFNLDGSLDKTYRFNTATNKGNTSANGPVRTYMHTDAANLEKLMVFGNFSTFDDQPAVRILRLAANGTVDPSFNPGTGADNYIGSLTYSTITRKYLITGAFTKYNGKPANGIALINEDGSLDESFSARTLEGGYPDFARQLSNGLVVVSGYFRKYNNVTRNGFMVLTPAGLLAPGYNATGPFSGGLSDIIETKSADGKKALLLIGGFSRFDNQPFYNIMRVTIE; the protein is encoded by the coding sequence ATGAAAAGAATCAAATATATTCTAGGCTTATTTTTCCTAATTGCCTTTACCATACTGGGCTGCAAAAAGCAGGAAGATCTGGGTGAAGATCCTTATGGGGCCGGAAAAGAACAATTAGGCATAACTATCAGTCAAACCGCACCTCCAACACCTGCTGAAGGTATCGTAGGTACAACCGTTACCATAAAAGCAACCGGGCTCGTGCCTTATAAAGATCAGTTAACTTTTATGTTCAATGGCGAAAAAGCGCAGGTATTAAGTGTAACCGCTAGCGAGATTACAGTTAAAGTGCCCGATGCCGGCAGTACAGGCATTACTTCCATTGCCATCGGCGATCAGTTGATTTTAGGACCAGCTTTTACCGTAACCGGCCTGATTAAAAACGACATTACCTGGAAAGCAACAGCAGGAGCAAACGGTTTTGTAAGCCAGTTTTACGAAATGAACGATGGCAGAGCGCTTGTAATTGGCAGTTTTAGCAACTATGATAACAAAGGTTTGGTAACCCCTATCAACAGGATTGCCAGAACCTCGTTGGATGGCGATTACGACCGTACATTTAGAACGGGCAGGGGTGCTAACGGATCGTTATCAAGGGTAATTGAAGTTGGCGGACGTTTTGTTATTGCAGGTGGTTTTAGCGGCTACAACCAACGTACCGAAAACATTAGCAACATTACCACTCTGTTTAATAACGGCGCCATTGATACCGTTAAGATCCAGACTGCGAGAAAACCGACCATAACCGATACCGTAACCCAGAAATGGTTTCCAAAATTTAACGGTGGTACTAATGGTTTTATCGACAAGATATACCCGCATCAGGGGAAAATATTGGCTACGGGCGATTTTAGGTATTATGTTAAACGTACCTATACAAAGGCCAATTACGATTTTACAAGAGATACGGTGATTCTCGACAGTACCGAAATCCGTCAGATTTTAAGGTTCAATTTAGATGGTTCGTTAGATAAAACCTATCGTTTTAATACTGCAACCAATAAAGGGAACACAAGCGCAAATGGTCCTGTTAGAACCTACATGCATACCGATGCAGCCAATTTAGAAAAACTGATGGTATTTGGTAACTTTAGTACCTTCGATGACCAGCCCGCTGTACGTATATTGCGTTTAGCAGCAAACGGTACCGTAGACCCTTCCTTTAACCCAGGTACAGGGGCCGATAATTATATTGGTTCCCTCACCTATAGTACCATCACCAGAAAATACCTGATTACCGGAGCCTTTACCAAATACAATGGCAAGCCTGCTAATGGAATTGCCCTAATAAACGAAGATGGTAGTTTGGACGAATCCTTCAGTGCCAGGACATTAGAAGGCGGTTACCCTGATTTCGCAAGGCAGCTTTCTAATGGCCTGGTGGTGGTAAGCGGTTATTTCAGAAAATATAATAATGTAACCAGAAACGGCTTTATGGTGCTCACCCCGGCAGGTTTACTGGCACCTGGTTATAATGCAACAGGTCCGTTTTCTGGAGGTTTATCAGATATTATTGAAACTAAATCAGCAGATGGCAAAAAAGCATTATTGCTGATCGGAGGCTTCAGCCGTTTCGATAACCAGCCGTTTTATAACATAATGAGAGTAACCATTGAATAA
- a CDS encoding PA14 domain-containing protein has translation MKKIIYSIVMGLTILMVAYSCKQSQVEDLKLPDPATQSITGEGIVVGNVTIDNQFVRVPFKISLTGMAEEAFQVGLTLNNDTVTQLINNGTLANAILMPSAAVEYPTVINVAYGTNSAEGIAIVRRATLERNLGKKVVFALKLASPGKGNKIANGKSNILVVINTDELLKASDVHYLTFQGGGTYNVIYQGNYTPGLAGVTIPLIVSLENAPSTAFNIKIKENIDTIATLVSRGTLPADVIHLNAKDYTLDTLVRFNSGASSAAVRLFIPWPVFDANIVANKKFAFALSLYDNTNHVIHPTKGKVIVVIDPSVNLDNNSPIIGKGTGLTARYYTDTQLDPDDGRAPFVTRVDESINFSGDGWPDNVKDANGKALSRDNFATKWTGEFLAPVRGDYIFYQTRWDDGSRLFIDGKAVINDYTTQWDKPERKATVHLERGIRYKIEAHHRENVGGQQAYLEYEVPSASYGKRVIEKTQLFPTP, from the coding sequence ATGAAAAAGATTATATATTCAATAGTAATGGGTTTAACCATTTTAATGGTTGCCTATTCTTGTAAACAATCGCAGGTAGAGGATTTGAAACTCCCTGACCCTGCAACACAGAGCATTACCGGCGAAGGTATTGTGGTGGGCAATGTAACCATCGATAACCAGTTTGTAAGGGTACCCTTTAAAATTTCGCTTACAGGCATGGCCGAAGAGGCGTTTCAGGTAGGCTTAACCCTTAATAACGATACCGTTACGCAGTTAATTAACAATGGAACCTTAGCCAACGCCATATTAATGCCATCGGCTGCGGTAGAGTATCCAACGGTAATCAACGTGGCTTATGGAACAAATAGTGCCGAGGGCATTGCCATTGTACGCCGTGCAACATTAGAACGTAATCTGGGTAAAAAAGTAGTTTTTGCATTAAAACTGGCTTCTCCTGGCAAAGGCAACAAAATTGCCAACGGCAAATCAAACATTCTTGTAGTGATCAATACCGACGAATTGTTGAAAGCTTCTGATGTCCATTACCTTACTTTTCAGGGTGGGGGTACCTATAATGTAATTTATCAGGGCAATTATACTCCGGGCCTTGCCGGTGTTACCATCCCCTTGATTGTGAGTTTGGAGAATGCGCCTTCTACAGCTTTTAATATAAAAATAAAAGAAAATATAGATACCATTGCTACCCTGGTTTCGAGGGGAACACTGCCTGCCGATGTGATTCATTTAAATGCCAAAGATTATACCCTCGATACTTTAGTGAGGTTTAATTCAGGCGCCAGCAGTGCTGCGGTAAGGTTATTTATTCCCTGGCCCGTATTCGATGCTAATATTGTAGCCAATAAGAAATTCGCTTTTGCTTTAAGCCTGTACGATAATACCAACCACGTGATACATCCTACAAAAGGAAAAGTAATTGTCGTGATTGATCCAAGTGTAAACCTGGATAATAATTCCCCGATCATTGGAAAAGGAACGGGGCTTACCGCCAGGTATTACACCGATACACAGCTTGATCCCGACGATGGACGGGCACCATTTGTAACAAGGGTTGATGAATCTATCAATTTTTCGGGTGATGGCTGGCCGGATAATGTTAAAGATGCCAATGGCAAAGCATTGAGCAGAGATAACTTCGCAACCAAGTGGACTGGAGAATTCCTGGCTCCGGTACGTGGTGATTATATCTTCTACCAAACCCGTTGGGATGATGGATCGAGGTTGTTTATTGACGGAAAAGCGGTTATCAACGATTATACCACACAATGGGATAAGCCTGAGCGTAAAGCAACCGTGCATTTAGAGCGCGGTATCCGATATAAAATTGAAGCTCACCACCGAGAAAATGTAGGCGGGCAACAGGCTTACCTCGAATATGAAGTGCCATCAGCCAGTTATGGTAAACGCGTAATCGAAAAAACACAGTTGTTTCCAACACCTTAA
- a CDS encoding glutaminase family protein, giving the protein MNKTNSLKFLGILGCMLVGGLLKAQERKAPAYPLITHNTYFSIWSNTDKLTESSTQHWTGADQSLLGMINVDGSIYRFLGKETTTYKTIVPASDEKAYEVKYTESEPQGDWKAANYTASNWQTGAAPIGDDAKNVKTLWKSHDIWVRRTINVANPASINELFLKINHDDNIEVYLNGKKIYTKEGWTNSFQYIALSNGDKNALKAGSNVIAIHLINTAGGRFLDFGLVEKLKDNAEKVQVAKQKSVDINATQTIYNFTCGKIDLKLTFTSPLLMNDLGLFARPVSYVSYQVKANDGKTHQVKVYLSASSNIAVYRPTQEVTATKYATSKLSVLKTGTVEQPVLQKASDDMRIDWGYFYVAAPKTSNAIQFVTAEKDAADAFRKGNSASTAKQGKMLALNTIIPFGTVGKAAVEKYVELGYDEIYSVQYFNKNLRPWWNTSGKETMENQLTAAANEYKAVIQKCEAFNKTLYADALKSGGKEYADLCVLGYRQSIAAHTLVKSQQGEILWLSKENNSGGFINTVDVTYPSAPLYLIYNPQLLQGMLNGIFYFSESGKYPHPWAAHDLGTYPLANGQTYGEPMPVEESGNMIILTAAIAKAQGNAGYAKLHWKTLTTWVDYLTKEGLDPKTQLCTDDFAGHLARNANLSVKAIVGIACYAQMAKTLGYDDVAKKYREIAESMVPKWIEMADAGDHYALTFDNKDTWSQKYNLVWDKVLNLNLFPQKIYDTETKYYLTKQNRYGIPLDSRKAYTKNDWILWTATFAPTQKEFEALVHPVYKHAIETESRVPLNDFYDSNTGIRDNFKARSVVGGFYMKMLADKLNSK; this is encoded by the coding sequence ATGAACAAAACCAATTCTTTAAAATTTTTAGGCATACTCGGCTGCATGTTAGTCGGTGGTTTGCTAAAAGCACAGGAGCGAAAGGCACCTGCTTACCCTTTAATTACGCACAACACTTATTTCAGTATCTGGTCTAACACCGATAAATTAACCGAATCTTCTACCCAGCACTGGACGGGTGCAGATCAGTCTCTTTTAGGCATGATTAACGTTGATGGCAGTATTTATCGTTTTCTAGGCAAAGAAACTACTACATATAAAACCATTGTACCTGCATCTGATGAAAAAGCTTACGAAGTAAAATATACCGAAAGCGAGCCGCAGGGCGATTGGAAAGCTGCAAATTATACGGCCAGCAACTGGCAAACAGGTGCTGCACCAATTGGCGATGATGCCAAAAACGTAAAAACACTTTGGAAATCGCACGATATCTGGGTAAGAAGAACCATTAATGTGGCCAATCCTGCTTCCATAAACGAATTGTTCCTGAAAATAAACCACGATGACAACATCGAAGTATATTTAAATGGAAAGAAAATTTACACCAAAGAAGGCTGGACAAACAGTTTCCAATACATTGCTTTAAGCAATGGCGATAAAAATGCCTTAAAAGCAGGATCGAATGTAATTGCGATCCACCTGATTAATACCGCAGGTGGCCGGTTCCTCGATTTTGGTTTAGTGGAAAAGTTAAAAGACAATGCCGAAAAGGTACAGGTTGCCAAGCAAAAAAGTGTCGATATTAATGCTACACAAACCATTTATAACTTTACCTGCGGTAAGATTGATTTAAAATTAACCTTTACCTCTCCACTGTTAATGAACGATTTAGGTTTGTTTGCACGCCCGGTATCTTATGTTTCTTACCAGGTTAAAGCCAATGATGGCAAAACGCACCAGGTAAAAGTGTATTTAAGTGCTTCGTCTAACATCGCTGTTTACCGTCCTACGCAAGAAGTTACCGCAACCAAATACGCAACTTCTAAATTATCGGTATTAAAAACGGGAACGGTAGAGCAGCCTGTCCTTCAAAAAGCGAGCGATGATATGCGTATCGATTGGGGCTATTTTTATGTGGCTGCTCCAAAAACCAGTAATGCCATCCAGTTTGTAACTGCCGAGAAAGATGCTGCCGATGCTTTTAGAAAAGGCAACTCAGCCTCGACTGCTAAACAGGGTAAAATGCTGGCGCTTAATACCATTATTCCTTTTGGTACAGTAGGTAAGGCTGCGGTAGAAAAATATGTAGAACTCGGTTACGATGAAATTTATTCTGTTCAATACTTCAACAAAAATTTAAGGCCATGGTGGAATACTTCTGGTAAAGAAACCATGGAAAATCAGTTAACCGCTGCCGCTAACGAATATAAAGCAGTCATCCAGAAATGCGAAGCATTTAATAAAACCTTATATGCCGATGCATTAAAATCAGGCGGTAAAGAATATGCCGATCTTTGTGTTTTAGGTTACCGTCAGAGCATTGCAGCGCATACTTTAGTTAAAAGTCAGCAGGGAGAAATTTTGTGGTTATCGAAAGAAAACAACAGTGGCGGTTTTATCAATACGGTAGATGTTACCTATCCTTCGGCACCATTGTACCTCATTTATAATCCGCAGTTATTACAGGGCATGTTAAACGGTATTTTCTATTTCAGCGAAAGCGGAAAATATCCACATCCCTGGGCAGCACACGATTTGGGCACCTACCCATTGGCCAACGGACAAACCTATGGTGAGCCCATGCCGGTTGAAGAATCGGGCAACATGATTATTTTAACAGCTGCCATTGCCAAAGCACAGGGAAATGCCGGTTACGCTAAATTACACTGGAAAACCCTGACTACCTGGGTTGATTATTTAACCAAAGAAGGTTTAGATCCAAAAACACAGTTATGTACCGATGATTTTGCTGGTCACCTGGCGCGTAACGCCAATTTATCGGTAAAAGCAATTGTAGGTATTGCCTGTTATGCCCAAATGGCGAAAACATTGGGATATGATGATGTGGCCAAAAAATACAGGGAAATTGCCGAAAGTATGGTTCCAAAATGGATTGAGATGGCCGATGCCGGCGATCACTATGCTTTAACTTTTGATAATAAAGATACCTGGAGCCAGAAATATAACCTGGTTTGGGATAAAGTATTAAACTTGAACCTGTTTCCACAGAAAATCTACGATACCGAAACCAAATATTACCTAACCAAGCAAAACAGGTATGGTATTCCATTGGATAGCAGAAAAGCCTATACCAAAAACGACTGGATTTTATGGACGGCTACTTTTGCGCCAACCCAAAAAGAATTCGAGGCTTTGGTGCATCCGGTTTATAAACACGCTATCGAAACAGAATCGAGAGTGCCTTTGAACGATTTTTATGATTCGAATACCGGTATTCGCGATAACTTTAAAGCCCGTAGTGTGGTTGGCGGTTTCTATATGAAAATGCTTGCCGATAAGTTGAATAGTAAGTAA
- a CDS encoding DUF4983 domain-containing protein, translated as MMKKYKLLLGVIATILTTAIFSCNKDFDRTLTAKDGTDTTKVRYGSRKVLYLIVDGARGQSVSTANIPNITALLPTSIYSWVALNQPEATQNATNWANMLTGVKKEKNLVNDDNLTNNNLQNYPVIFKRIKEIKPNAKIAAYTSSTVFKSLTTGADISSLVTSDAEVKAAVINQLNTDTASVIVGHFTDVDKAGLVSGYDNSFAAYKSAIEKFDTGVGEIMTALKKRPNYINEDWLVVIASSDGGAFTLPPNADDQTIFSKTANNAFIIYYSSAYTKRILVKPFTGNRYLGKTVKMKGTEVRAEIAGEDAAVYNIDDTTKMTIELKVKKNQEKLFYPSVLGKRNEWSSGHPSVGWVIYLEDKYWYFEWRGTKDGDYRQCRGADLVQGRWENLSVKLEQRGNQRFIRTYTNGVFNNELEITGSGSLVNSNALKLGYINGHDHGEPDYYVTDIRFFKLAVPDGVIQQYACETAIDQSHPSYNFLVGYWPATDGNTDKMIDLSSQAHDFNLKGNFTWENFNDLICPPSTSTLALLVPQTTDIPTQVINWLKIANKQTWSLDGRVWLDQ; from the coding sequence ATGATGAAAAAATACAAGTTATTGTTGGGCGTTATTGCCACAATACTTACTACGGCCATATTTTCCTGCAACAAAGATTTCGATAGGACCCTTACCGCTAAAGACGGGACCGATACCACAAAAGTAAGGTATGGTAGCCGTAAGGTTTTATACCTCATTGTAGACGGTGCCAGGGGACAGTCGGTATCAACGGCGAATATCCCGAATATCACCGCCCTGCTTCCAACTTCCATCTACAGTTGGGTTGCGCTAAACCAACCAGAAGCCACACAAAATGCAACCAATTGGGCCAATATGCTTACTGGTGTTAAAAAAGAAAAAAACCTCGTAAATGATGATAATTTAACCAATAACAACCTGCAGAACTATCCGGTTATTTTTAAAAGGATCAAAGAGATCAAACCGAATGCTAAAATTGCAGCATATACTTCCTCTACAGTCTTTAAATCATTAACTACCGGTGCCGATATCAGTAGTCTGGTAACCAGTGATGCCGAGGTTAAGGCTGCTGTGATCAATCAGTTAAATACCGATACCGCGTCAGTAATCGTTGGCCATTTTACCGATGTAGATAAAGCAGGCCTGGTTTCAGGTTACGATAATTCTTTTGCAGCTTATAAATCGGCTATCGAGAAATTTGATACCGGGGTAGGGGAAATTATGACGGCTTTAAAAAAACGTCCAAACTACATCAACGAAGATTGGCTGGTAGTAATCGCTTCAAGCGATGGCGGTGCATTTACACTCCCACCAAACGCTGATGATCAGACTATTTTTAGCAAAACAGCTAACAATGCATTTATTATTTATTACAGTTCAGCCTACACCAAAAGAATTTTGGTAAAACCCTTTACCGGTAACCGCTATTTAGGTAAAACCGTTAAAATGAAAGGTACAGAGGTGCGTGCAGAAATTGCCGGCGAAGATGCAGCCGTTTACAATATCGACGATACCACGAAAATGACCATTGAGTTAAAAGTTAAAAAGAACCAGGAAAAACTTTTTTATCCAAGTGTTTTAGGGAAACGTAACGAATGGTCTAGCGGTCACCCTAGCGTAGGCTGGGTAATTTACCTGGAAGATAAGTATTGGTATTTCGAATGGAGGGGTACAAAAGATGGCGATTACCGCCAGTGTAGAGGTGCCGATCTGGTTCAGGGCAGATGGGAAAACCTTTCTGTAAAACTAGAACAGCGCGGTAACCAAAGATTTATCCGTACCTATACCAATGGTGTTTTCAATAATGAGCTTGAAATTACAGGCTCAGGTTCTTTGGTCAACTCAAATGCTTTAAAACTGGGCTATATAAACGGCCACGACCATGGGGAACCCGATTATTACGTAACCGATATCAGGTTTTTTAAACTTGCTGTTCCGGATGGGGTAATTCAGCAGTATGCCTGCGAAACCGCTATTGATCAAAGCCATCCTTCCTATAACTTTTTAGTGGGTTATTGGCCTGCTACCGATGGTAACACCGATAAAATGATCGATCTTTCTTCTCAGGCGCATGATTTTAACTTAAAAGGGAACTTTACGTGGGAGAATTTTAACGACCTGATCTGTCCGCCTTCAACAAGCACACTGGCACTTTTGGTTCCTCAAACTACAGATATCCCAACCCAGGTCATCAATTGGTTAAAAATAGCAAATAAACAGACCTGGTCGCTTGATGGCAGGGTTTGGTTAGATCAATAA